From the Sediminispirochaeta bajacaliforniensis DSM 16054 genome, the window AAGTAGCTTCGGAAGGGTGGAAAAAACGGAGGGCGTGTAGCCCCTGGTGGCGGGAGGTTCTCCGACCGCAAGCCCGATCTCCCGCTGAGCTCTGGCAAAGCGGGTAACCGAATCAAACAACAGCATGACATCCGCACCCTTGTCACGAAAATGCTCGGCTATGGTGGTAGCCACAAAGGCCCCGCGAAGTCGGCTCAAAGGGGAGGTATCACCGGTGGAGACAACGAGAATGGAACGCTCAAGCCCTTCAGGCCCGAGGTCGTATTCGATAAACTCCTGTACCTCCCGTCCTCGTTCCCCGATGAGGGCGATGACATTGATATCGGCCGAGGTGTTGCGCGCGATCATCCCCAAAAGGGTCGATTTTCCCACTCCACTTCCCGAGAAGATACCGATACGCTGTCCCTTGCCGATAGGGGTCATGGTGTCGACCGCCCGGACCCCGGTGACCATCTGACGCTTGATTGGCTTGCGAGTCAGCACATTTGGAGGGGTATTGACGGTGGAGACACTCTCAGCCCCGCCGACCGGCCCCTTTCCGTCAATGGGGCGGCCCATGGCATCAAGGACCCTCCCAAGCATCTTTTCGGAAACGGGAACCGAAAGGGTTTCACCCATCGCCACGACCTGGGAACCAGGCTCGATTCCATCCATTGATTCGAAGGGCATCAGCTGAACGGTTCTGTCCCGAAAACCGACGACCTCGGCCCATACCGGTTCCCCTCCAGAGGTAAGGATCTGACACAATTCTCCGACAACGACCTGGGGCCCGTGGCTCTCCACAAGCAAGCCCTTGACCTCACGGACGGTACCGATCTCCTTGATCGGATCCATTCGTTCCAGAACATCGGTATATTTCTGAAAAAGAGCGGTCATACCTCCAGCTCCTCATTCGTACGACTGCGTATGGGAGCCAGCTCCAGAATTCTATCCTCAATCTCTTTCAGCTGACTGGAGATCCTGGCATCGATTTCACCGAAATCGGTCTCGATAACACAGCCCCCCCGATCCACGGTGGAATCCTCGACAACGGTAACGGCCCGTACATTCTCAACCATACGGATAAAATCCTTGATACGGTCACTGGCAAGTTCCACATCCTCGAGGTTGACCCTGACAAGGACCTCTCCCCGGCTTTTAAGCTTTCTCAAGGCCTGGATGACGTTATTGACGACCACGTTTTTCTGGTTTTCGCTGATCACCTTCACGACCTTCCGGGCGATCATTAAAACAAGTTCGATGATCTGGGTCTCCGATTCTTCGATGATGGCGGTCCGCTTCTCGATGGCCTTGTCGAGAACCCGCTGAAGCTGTTCGGCAAGACGGTGGGCATCTTCAAGCCCCTCATCGTATCCAGCCTGTCTTCCTTCATCAAAACCCTCTTTTCGTGCGTCCTCCCGAACCGCGGAGGCCGCAGCATCGGCATCTTCGGTCGTCTGTTCGGCCTGGCGGTGGGCATCCTCCAAGATACGGCGAGCATCCTCTTCCGCATCCTGGATTGTTTTGCGCGCCTCGTCACCTTTTTGTTTTACCTCGGCAAAAGCCCTCTCCTCGGCGTCGGAAACGATTTGCTTCGCCTCTTGTTCGGCGCTTTCCATCATGTGCTGCTTTTCCTGCTCCCAGTTTTGCCGGAAAAGCTCGGCTTCCCGTCGCAGATCATCGGCGGTAGGTCCGGTATACTCCTCCACCGCCGCAGGAATCTCTTCCTCGATCATGGGCTGGAAAGGAGTTTGCAGCACAACCTTATCCTGTAAGGTTGCGACCTCCTGGGAACGAAACACATTCTTGGCCAAATCGATATCCTCCCGGTCCTATCTCCCGCGAAATCAGACGACCATCTCGTCTTCGCCGGAACGGGCCACAACAATTTCTCCCTGATCTTCGAGTTTCCTGATGATGGCGACAATCTTCTGCTGGGTCTCTTCCACATCCTTGAGCCTGATCGGTCCCATGTATTCCATCTCTTCCTTGAGAAGTGCGGATGCTCGCTTGGACATGTTCCGGAAGATCTTGTCCTGGACCTCCGCTTCCACGCCGCGCAAGGCCTTTGCAAGCTCGGCGGTATCCACTTCCCTGAGAACCTTCTGGATCGCCCGGTCGTCGAGAAGAACGATATCCTCGAAGACAAACATTCGCTTTTTGATCTCTTCGGCCAGCTCGGGGTCCTCTTCCTCAAGGGATTCGATGATCGCCTTCTCGGTGGTACGGTCCACGAGGTTGATGATTTCAACAATGTTCTCAACACCACCGGCAGCGGTAAAATCCTCACTGGAAAGGGTCGAAAGCTTTTTCTCGAGCACCCGTTCCACCTCACGTAAGGTCTCGGGGCTGGTTCTGTCCATGGTGGCGATTCGCTTGGCAACATCGGACTGGAGTTCGTGGGAAAGGCTTCCGAGAATCGCCGAAGCCTTTGCCGGTTCCAGGTAGGCAAGAATCAAGGCAATGGTCTGGGGATGCTCCTGCTGGATGAAGTTCATCAGGTGCGCAGGATCGGTACGTCTGATAAAATCGAAGGGACGTACCTGTAGACTGCTGGTGAGGCGGTTGATAATATCCACCGCCTTTTGGCTGCCGAGGCTTTTTTCCAAAAGTTCCCGAGCATAGTCTATACCACCGGAAGTGATGAAGTCCTGAGCCATCATAAGCTCCTTGAACTCCATCAGGACCCTATCCCTATCCTCGGAATCCACATTATCAAGCCGTGCGATCTCGAAGGTGAGGGTTTCGATCTCGTCCTCCCGCATATGCTTGAAGATCTCGGCGGAAATCTCCGAACCGAGGGTTACGAGGAAAATAGCAGCTTTCTGCCGTCCCGAAAGCTCTTTCTTGATCTTTTTCCCGCCGGCAGCGGCGGCCTGCCCCCCGCTCTGTTTTGCCATACGCTACTCCTCCGCCAACCAGGTCCGTATCAGCTGAGCGACATCCTCCGGATGCTCCCGCGCCATATTGATGGCGTTTTCCTGCATCTCCATACGAGCCCGCTCTTCCACCGACATGGCCACTTCCATCTCTTCCTCTTCCGCATTCCGCAGGGCCGCTTCCCGCATCATCTGATGCTGACGGGCAAGCTCTTCTTCCCGAAGTCTTCTTCGCCGCTCAAGTTCCCTGCTGATCAGCCTGAACACAATAAAGGCGACGATGATGACGGCGAGGCCGATAATCGAGTAGAGGATCGCCTGCTGCAGCCGTTTCTGGGCCCGAAAATGTTCGTCTTCCTGGGCGAACTGACCGGAACGGTCGAACTGAATGTGCTGAACGGTAACGGAATCGCCCCGCTCCTTGTTGAAGCCGACCGCGTGTTCGATGAGGGTCTGGGCCTTTTTCAAGTCATCGTCGGAGACCGGTGTGTATTCACGCACGATGGAACCGTCGGTATCCAGCTTCACCGTTCCGTTTTCATTGTAGCTCCAACGCCACACCCCGTCGACGGCCACACCGACGGTGATGCGTCGAATGGTCCACGGGCTCTTCTCTTCGACGATATTCCTCGTATTGACTTCCTGATTAACGATTTCGGAATTCTTGCTGTAGTTTCCCACGAGGTTATTCATGTCCTTGTAGGCGGGAGGGGTTTGCCCTTCCTGTCCAGGAGGCCCCTCGGGATTGAATCCGGTTCCCTTAAATTCCTCCTTGACAATCTCACTGGAACGGGGAATGGAGAGCACATATTCGCGCTCGTTGTAGGGGGTATTGGGATTATCCTCCACGGTTGTAACGGGAAAATGTTCTTCGGTGGAGACCGTCTCCTTTCGGAAGTCGAGATCGATATCGACCTTGAGGATGCTGACACGATCGGGGCCGAATATCTGACTCATCTCTTTGAAGATCTGATTCTTGTAAGTAGATTCAAGCCGCTGCTTTTGATCAAGCTGTCGCTTCGAAAGTTCCAGACGATCAAAATCGGCCATGTCGGCAAAATCGTTCAGAACAACACCACGCTGGTCGCTAATAACGATGTTTTCATCCTCCAAACCTTCAACAGCCAGGCGTACCAGTTTTACGATTCCTTCAATTTTGGATCGGCTTTGGGTGATATCGGAGCCTGGTCTGGGGGTAATAATGACCGAGGCGGTAACAGGATTTTGGTCCTCCTGAAAAAGCTTGTCTTCGGGTAAAACCAGGGTTACCTGCGCATTGTCCACATCCTCAAGTGCTTCTATATGCTGTTCGAGGTTTTCGGTAATGGCCCGCCTGAGGTTTACATTCCGTTCGAAGTCCGTAAGGGTCCAGCGGTCCATCTTAAAGATATCCCAGGGAGAGGTATCTGCAGGGATTAAATCTTCCCGGGCCAAAATCGATACCATTCGCTGGGCCGTACGCTTATCGGGAACAAGGATCAATCCCTCGGCGGTTATTTTATGTTCAACCCCTTCTTCATCGAGACGAACACTAATCTTGTCCAGCTTATCCTGGTCTGTAATGGGCGCCGTTATCAAAGGCACCATGCTCGGTGTCGCACTGACATGCAACATAAGCACAATTCCCACCACGGCCACCACTACCACCGCTGCGAGAATAAGTTTTTGAACCATCGACCACTTTCCCCATAAGGTCTTCAATTGGTCGATACTCTTTTTCAACCATTCGTTCATGTCCCCTCCCATATCCTCTGACGATTATGCGCTCTCTTCCCCGTTGAGAGCACAAAACCGATTACTATCTCAGGTTTATAATCTCACGATACGCTTTCAAGGCTTCGTCAACAACACTCTTGGTCATCGATACCGCCATATTCGCCTTTCCCATGGCGATGGTGACATCGTGAACATCCACACTATCAGGATCGGTAATAAACTGCTGGGCAAGGGCATTGGCCTCCTGCTCCTGGTTACTGGCCCCGGTAAGGGCCTTTTCCACCAGGGAGCCGAAATCCTGCCCAACCATGGGAGCATCGACTTTCTCCTCATTGGCGTGCACGATCCCGGAAAGATGCGAGGGGTTGGTTTTTGCCAGCCTGACGATATCACCGACGGCGGCTCCTGTAATCGCACTCATCTATTACCTCCCGATCTCGAGGGCCCGCATGAACATTGCCTTGCTTCCGTTCACCACGGCCACATTCGCCTCATAGGAGCGGCTGGCACTCATCATGTCCACCATCTCCTCCACAATATTGACATTGGGCATTTCAACATACCCCTTCTTCGGACCTGTCTGAATGGCATCGGGATGGGTCGGATCGTAGACCAGCTTGGGCTTCGCATCCATATCCTTTTGAACGGAAGCAACCCGAACTCCTCGTCCCACGCCATTATCAAGGGCGGTGGGAAGGAAAGGACTTCGCCAGTAAGGCTGGCTGTTACGTGATCGAAAGATGACCCGACTGCGTCTGAAGGGTCCCCCTTCGGGGGTTCTCGCCGTGCTTGCATTGGCAATATTATCGCTCACCACATCCAGACGTAAGCGCTGGGCGCTCATGCCGGTGGCCGCCACGTTGATGCTGCTAAAAAGGCCCATACTCTATCTCCTTACTAACGCAGAACGATGTTGACCCGGGAAAATTCCCCTGCAACAACCCTGCTCATCATGTCGTATCGCAACTGATTCTGAAGAAGAAGCATGCTCTCCTCCTCCACGTCCACATTATTACCGTTGTTGTCCGATTCACTCAGGTAATCCAGGACCCTTTTGGGTCGGACATCACGATAATTCTGAACACGATTAAATGGAATGTGACGCTCATTGGTAAGGGCGGCCTGAGGCTTGGTTACCTTTTCCGAATCGAGAGCCCTGGCGAGCTGCGATTCGAAATTAACGACACTCCGTTTATAGTTCGGCGTATCGGCATTGGCAATATTATTCGCCATCACCTGGCGCCTGAGCATCTCCACATCCATGGAACGGTGCAAAATATCGAGGGTTTTTCCAAAACTATTATTCAGAAACATCCTGTGCCTCCGTTCTTATCATCGGTCCGATACCCATCCCACTTTACCATCTTCTACAGGATGTACCGTGCAAGATCCTGGTCCTGCACAATATCTCCGAGTTGACTCTCCACATACTCGGGGGTAATCGGTATCTTCTGCCCTTTAAGCTCGGGAGCGGTAAAGGAGATGTCCTCCAGCAACAGCTCCATAATGGTGTGGAGACGCCGTGCACCGATATTCTCGGTCCGTGCATTCACCTCAGCAGCAATCTCGCTCAGTTTTCTGATCGCGGGATCGGTAAACTCAATATCAACCCCTTCGGTTTTCAAGAGTTCGATATATTGCCGGGTCAGGGCATTTTCAGGCTCCGTCAGAATCCTAACGAAATCGTCGGCATCGAGGTCGTCGAGTTCCACACGCAGGGGGAAGCGCCCCTGAAGTTCGGGAATCAGATCACTCGGCTTACTGGTATGAAAGGCACCGGCAGCAATGAAGAGGATGTGACTGGTATCGATCATACCGTACTTGGTGTTGACGGTCGAACCTTCCACAATGGGAAGGATATCCCGCTGGACCCCTTCCCTGCTCACGTCGGCACCACCCTGGTCCGATTTCACGGCAACCTTGTCAATTTCATCGATAAAGATGATACCCATCTGCTCGCATCGCTCCCTGGCGATATCTCCGGCCCGTTCGGTATCGATCAATTTATCCATCTCTTCGTCGAGAAGGATCTTTTTCGCCTGTTCGACTCTCACCCGTTTGCGCTTCTTACCACCTCCGAAGATTGAACCGAGATTTCCGAAGTTAACATCCATTGCCTCGGGGCTCTGTCCGCTGAATACTTCTATGGTGGGAAATGAGCCGCCGCTGACCTGGACCTCCACAAGCTTGTCGTCCAGCTTTCCTTCTCGCAGCATGGTCCGGAATTTTTCCCGGGTAGCGCCCTGCCCGCCACCGACCTCGGGAACAGATGGATCTCCCCCAATACCCGGAAGCAAAAGGTCGAGAAGGGCCTCCTCCGCCCGGTTTTCGGCCTCCACCTTGACACCTTCGGACATCTCTGCCTTAACCATATTCAGAGAAACGGTCATGAGGTCTCTGACCATGGATTCGACATCCCGTCCCACATAGCCGACTTCCGTATATTTCGTCGCTTCAACCTTGATAAACGGCGCACCGCTAAGCCTCGAAAGTCTTCGGGCTATTTCGGTCTTTCCTACGCCGGTCGGCCCTATCATGATGATATTTTTCGGTGCGATTTCATCCCTGAGATTTTCGGCCAGCATACGACGCCTGACCCTGTTTCGCAGGGCAATTGCAACGGCCTTTTTCGCCTTTTCCTGACCGACAATATATTTATCCAGCTCGGTGACAATCTGGCGGGGAGTCATCGTGTCGAAATTCTGTTTCATAGTATCTCCTCCAGGATGAACTGATCGTTCGTATAGATACAAATACCCGAAGCGATCTTCATCGCACGGAGGGCAATTTCTTTCGGTGGAAGGTCGGAGGCGTCAAGATAGGCAAGGGCCGCGGCATAAGCAAAATTGCCACCGCTACCGATGGCAATGGCGTTGTTTTCCGGCTCTACGACATCGCCGGTCCCGCTGATAAGCAAGGTTTTGGTATGGTCGGCAACAAGCAGCATTGCCTCCAAACGGCGAAGGGCCCGGTCGGTCCTCCACAGCTTTGCAAGCTCCACCGCTGAACGGGTAATGTCCCCCCCGTGCTGCTTCAATTTCCCTTCAAAATGCTCAAACAAGGTAAAGGCATCTGCGGTTGCTCCTGCAAAGCCTGCAAGTACCTTTCCGTCATACATCCGGCGGACCTTTCGCGCGTTTCCCTTCATTACCGTTTGGCCCAATGTAACCTGTCCATCACCGGCCATCGCCACGTTTTCTTCACGTCTGACAGCGATGATTGTCGTCGCATGCATGGTGAGGCTCTTTTCTTCGCTCATGATTTCTGCTCCTTTTTCCCGACAGAACCTGTGGATCCATGGGGATGTGCATTTCGATAAACATCCTGAAGCCGCTTCAGGGAAACATGAGTATAGATCCCGGTGGTGGAGAGATCGGCATGTCCGAGCAACTCCTGAACCGTTCTGATATCCGCCCCCCTATCGAGGAGGTGGGTTGCAAAACTATGCCGAAAGAGATGGGGATGCAGCCGTTTTCCCGAAGCAAGTCGCTCTTGATGTTTTCTTAAGATAAAACCGGCACCTCGTCTGGTCAATCTTTCTCCATGCGCATTGAGAAAAAGTGCCTGAACAGCGTCTTTTTTGTCCGATGCGACCCGCGCTCTTCGGTAGGGAAGATAGGTGGCAAGTGCAGACATTGCCTGGGGACCCAGATAGGCAATCCTTTGGCGATCTCCCTTTCCCAAGAGTTTTACCGTCCTTTTTTTCGTATCGAGGTCAAGCATATCTATTCCAACAGCCTCGGAGACACGGGCCCCGGTACTGTACAAGAGTTCCATGAGCAATTTGTCCCGTACCCCTATGAATCCATTTCCCGAAAAGGACAGGAGTTCAGAGGCTTCCACCTCGCTCAGAACCTCGGGAAGATGTCGTTCCCGCCCTTTACCCCTTACCGAAGCAAAGGGATTCGATACAACATCTCCCTGCTTTACCGCATAACGGTAGAAGCCCCTGATCGAAGAGAGGGCCCGTGCGGAGGAGGCGGGGCTCAAAGTATCTTTGAGTTCGGCAACGAAACGTCTCACCAGGGAGGGGGAGAGTTCGAGCCCGCAGCCTTCATCCTCAACGAAGCGACAGAATCGGTCCAGATCGACACCGTAGGCATCGACCGTACGGGGAGAAAGGGTCCTAACCGCAACAAGATAGCGAAGATACGTGTCTACCAACGATCGAATTTCGCTTTTTTCGGCTTCAGGCATTCTTTCGGTCCCCCTGAAAGGCGGAAAACCATGTTCCGCTGTAGAAAAAGAGGTCACCCTCTATTTCCTGTCTCACCAACCGGGCAAAGGAAGAAGGTTCTCGTGCTTCCTCGCCTCCGACAATAGTCCGGCAGCCATCGCTGCCCCAATGACGAAGCAGATCACTTCCGTGCTCAAGCACAGCGGCCCCGTCTCGTTCGAGATGCAGGGTCCCACGAAAGGCCTCACGTTCAACCCCGCAGCGATGGACAAAGAGGTCGCGCCCCTGTTCCAAGGCATAGTCCGCTGTAATGAGGGCACCGGACTTTGTCGGGGCGGCTATCACCACGGTGGAGCGGCAGATACCGGAAATGATTCTATTCCTTGCGGGAAAGTGGAAACGCAGGGGCGCCGTTCCCGGAGGATACTCACTGACAAGCCCCCCGCCCTCGGCGAGAATGCGCTTTGCAAGCCGATGATGGGCCTCAGGATAGATGCGATCGACACCTGAACCGAGAACCGCAAGGGTGTATCCCCCGCCACTGAGGGCCCCTTCATGGGCGGCCCTGTCGATTCCTCTGGCAAGCCCCGAAACAACGGGAACGGAAGAAAGCGCCAGTTCTGCGGAAAAAGAGAAGGCAGCGGCTATCGAAGCGGGATCACCTTTCCGGGTACCGACCACGGCAACGGCAGGATCGGCAGGAGCGGGTAATGATCCACGGAGATATAAGAGATAAGGCGGATCATAAATCTCCCGCAGCAGAACCGGATAGCGAGAATCCCAGTAGGAAATAATGGATGCACCTATGGCATTTACACCCTGGACCACCCCTTCGATGTCTTTCTCGATATTCAACAACTGTTCGTTCTCGAAATGAAGGCGTCTGCCGGTCAAAGCCTGGAGATCGAATCGGCCCAGACGCAAAAGCTCCCGCAGGTCGGGAATAATGTCGGAAAGCATAAGACGCTCGGCACTACGAAGGCCGGGAAGAAGCGATATACCAATGTCAAACCGGATATCATTCATAACTTCCCTCCAAGAGTGCCGAACGGTTTTCCGTGGCCTTTGCCTTCTGTTCCTCGCTCGCCTGTTTGCTCTCGCTGATCTCCTTATAGAGCTGGGCCGCTTCCTGTGGAAAGCCCTCAAGAATTCGGATACGGGCAAGCAAAAACTTTCCTCCGACATGGTTCGGATAGACCTTCAAAAGCCGCAGGGTTCGACGTTCACCCTCGACTACATCATCCATATCATAGAGGGCAAGAACGGCAGAGGCGTACAAAGCGCTTTCATATCTACCATCAAGCTCCACCGCTCGTTCGAGATAAAAGGAAGCCTCCTCGATCCCCTTCTCTCGCAGGGCCTTATCACCTTCGGCCTTTGCAACATAGCCTCGGCACAGCCCTGCATAATAGAACAGGACAGGATTTGCAGGGTAGATATCGAGGGCCCTTGTAAATTGTTCGAGAGCCGGACCGTACATCTTCTTTTCCATCAAATCCAGTGCAAGGATTCGATAATAGAGTCCGAGCTGACCGGTATCCTGTACACGCTTTTCAATATCGCTATCGTAGCGGCGGATAGCCTTTTCCAATTCATCAATCTTCTTTGCATCAACACTCTCATCCCGATACCCTTCCCGTTCGGTAGAGCTAAGCAGCTGAAGCATCCGATCTCCTCCCCGGGAACAGGAAGCAAATAGGAGCGGAAGAAGGAGCAGAAGAAAACAGCGTTTTTTATTCATAGAGACCTCCTTCTTTCTATACATCGGGATAGCCCTCCGACGATTCATCATGGGAGGCAGCACAAGAGCCCCGGGGATGAAACTGTTCGTGGGTACTACGAAGGGTCGGATCATCGATATGGGTGTAGATCTGGGTGGTCGAAATATCGGAATGGCCAAGCAGTTCTTGAACGGAACGAAGATCGGCTCCACCGGCAAGCAAATGCGTGGCGAAGCTGTGACGCAGGGTGTGTACCTTCCCATCGACCCCGGCAAGAAGCGAGAACTGTTTGAAACGCTTCCATACGTTTTTACGGGAGAGGGGCGTTCCCCTTCTGCTGAGGAATAAAGCATCTGTGGGATGAAAACTCTTTGCCAAAAGGGGCCGGGCATCGGTAAGATAGCGTCCGATCCATTTTCTGGCCTCATCCCCTAAGGGGACAACACGTTGTTTCGACCCCTTTCCTGTAACCCTGATAATCCCATCCCGAAGGTAAAGCGATCCAGCTGAGAGGCCTACAGCCTCGGAAACCCGCAAACCAGCCGAATAGATGAGCTCAAAAAGGGCCCGATCCCGCAGCCCCTCAGGAGTTTCCAGAGGGATGGCGTTCAGAAAGGCTTCAACCTCTTCTATGCTCAATACCGAGGGGAGGCTACGTCCAAGCTTGGGAGCGTCTACCATCCGTGCAGGATTATCCTGCCGATACTCCTCCGAAACAAGAAAATCAAAAAAACTTCGCATGATCGACACCAATTTGGCAATGGTGTGTTTATCGCTTCCCTCCTCGAAACGGAGGGTGAGATAGTCGACCAAATCGGCATCACCGGCCGAGAAAGGGGTCTTCCCTTCTTCCTCAAGCCAGCCGAGAAGACGTGAGATAGCGGACACATAGCTCTCCCGGCTTAGGGGTGCCAGGGAAAGAACGGCACCGAGATGAGCATCATAATCCCGCAAAAGCGTCTTACCGGTCATACCCTTTGCCTGCTACTTTTCGCCCTGCTGTCCGGCGGCCTTGCGGTCCCGCAATACCGTGGGAATCCCCAAATCTCCATCCTCCGAATTTCGCCCGAGAAGATAACTCGGACTGACTCCCTGACTCATACCCCGCTGGAGCTTGATCCAATCTTCGTACTGAATCACCTCTTCATTCTGCTCTTCGGGAACTTCGGGCAT encodes:
- a CDS encoding site-specific tyrosine recombinase is translated as MTGKTLLRDYDAHLGAVLSLAPLSRESYVSAISRLLGWLEEEGKTPFSAGDADLVDYLTLRFEEGSDKHTIAKLVSIMRSFFDFLVSEEYRQDNPARMVDAPKLGRSLPSVLSIEEVEAFLNAIPLETPEGLRDRALFELIYSAGLRVSEAVGLSAGSLYLRDGIIRVTGKGSKQRVVPLGDEARKWIGRYLTDARPLLAKSFHPTDALFLSRRGTPLSRKNVWKRFKQFSLLAGVDGKVHTLRHSFATHLLAGGADLRSVQELLGHSDISTTQIYTHIDDPTLRSTHEQFHPRGSCAASHDESSEGYPDV
- a CDS encoding tetratricopeptide repeat protein gives rise to the protein MNKKRCFLLLLLPLLFASCSRGGDRMLQLLSSTEREGYRDESVDAKKIDELEKAIRRYDSDIEKRVQDTGQLGLYYRILALDLMEKKMYGPALEQFTRALDIYPANPVLFYYAGLCRGYVAKAEGDKALREKGIEEASFYLERAVELDGRYESALYASAVLALYDMDDVVEGERRTLRLLKVYPNHVGGKFLLARIRILEGFPQEAAQLYKEISESKQASEEQKAKATENRSALLEGSYE